In the genome of Pseudorca crassidens isolate mPseCra1 chromosome 14, mPseCra1.hap1, whole genome shotgun sequence, one region contains:
- the LYG1 gene encoding lysozyme g-like protein 1: MVSKDKSSLKTGPWPSCPTSWISKAQVSQMTEVLTVRIKEIQRRFPTWTPDQHLRALCNPWVGFPAWSGLCDYTRSSQDLSCDFCNGVLARAKYFRRQGF, from the exons ATGGTCTCTAAGGACAAGAGCTCACTGAAAACAG GACCCTGGCCTTCATGCCCCACCTCCTGGATCAGCAAGGCCCAGGTTTCCCAGATGACTGAGGTCCTGACTGTTAGAATCAAAGAAATCCAGAGGAGGTTTCCAACCTGGACCCCTGACCAGCACCTGAGAGCTTTGTGTAACCCATGGGTTGGTTTCCCAGCGTGGA GTGGACTCTGTGACTACACCCGAAGCAGCCAGGACCTGAGCTGTGACTTCTGCAATGGTGTCCTTGCACGAGCCAAATACTTCAGAAGACAGGGCTTCTAA